The following proteins are co-located in the Vigna angularis cultivar LongXiaoDou No.4 chromosome 2, ASM1680809v1, whole genome shotgun sequence genome:
- the LOC108344954 gene encoding 70 kDa peptidyl-prolyl isomerase isoform X2, translated as MPMAVSHLSHSHQNQLKTEDSQFFFKEIGNEGLTKRILRKGVSWQTPFSGDEVEVHFRGHVENGASLESSYDKGFTFRFKLGQCEVIKGWDEGVATMKKGERAIFKIPPNLAYGEQGSPPLVPPNATLIYEIEMLSWSTIRDLTGDGGIMKKLIREGEGWATPREDDEVLVKYEARLENGMLVSKSEEGVEFNVSYGYLCPAMSIAVKTMRKGEVAELAVRLFYGQSKNSNMTTQLDGVSPPDSNLTSIKLELVSWKVVTDVTGDKKILKKIKKVGEGFDRPNEGSQVKVIYLCKGEDDIIIERKGSEEEPFEFTTQEEQVPEGLERAIMTMKKAEQALVIVHAEYLCGSNNSQGNTANNKVLYYEVELVDFVKEKPFWKMNTEEKIEACERKKHEGNLLFKAENFMHASKKYEKAVKYIEFDHSFGEDEKHRSNNLRLSCNLNNAACKLKLGEYIEASRLCTKVLQEDPSNIKALYRRCQAYMKTSDLEKAEADIKRALTIDPNNRDIKLEYKELKVKQKEYNAYEAGIFSTMVSRMS; from the exons ATGCCAATGGCAGTTTCTCATCTGAGCCACTCTCATCAAAATCAACTGAAAACTGAAGACTCACAATTCTTTTTCAAGGAAATTGGAAATGAAGGTCTCACAAAGCGGATTCTCAGAAAAGGAGTCTCTTGGCAAACTCCATTCTCTGGAGATGAAGTGGAAG TTCATTTCAGAGGACATGTTGAGAATGGAGCATCTCTTGAATCCAGTTATGATAAAGGGTTCACGTTTCGTTTCAAATTAGGCCAGT GTGAAGTTATCAAAGGATGGGATGAAGGAGTTGCCACCATGAAGAAAGGGGAGAGAGCAATCTTCAAAATACCACCTAACTTGGCATATGGGGAACAAGGTTCTCCTCCATTGGTTCCTCCCAATGCAACTCtcatttatgaaattgaaatgcTGTCTTGGAGCACCATAAGGGATTTGACTGGCGATGGAGGAATCATGAAAAAGCTAATAAGAGAGGGAGAAGGATGGGCCACTCCCAGAGAAGATGACGAGGTGCTAG TGAAATATGAAGCACGGCTGGAGAATGGGATGCTTGTCTCAAAGTCTGAGGAGGGAGTGGAGTTTAATGTAAGTTATG GCTATCTATGTCCTGCTATGAGTATAGCAGTAAAGACAATGAGAAAGGGCGAAGTGGCAGAACTAGCAGTGAGATTATTTT ACGGGCAgagtaaaaattcaaatatgacCACTCAGCTAGATGGTGTTTCTCCACCAGATTCTAATTTAACTAGCATCAAGCTTGAACTGGTATCATGGAAAGTTGTTACAGATGTCACAGGAGACAAGAAGATACTGAAAAAGATTAAGAAAGTGGGTGAGGGGTTTGATCGTCCTAACGAGGGATCACAAGTGAAAG TGATATATTTGTGCAAAGGGGAAGATGATATAATTATTGAGAGGAAAGGATCAGAGGAAGAACCTTTTGAGTTTACAACTCAAGAAG AACAAGTACCCGAGGGTCTAGAAAGAGCAATAATGACAATGAAAAAAGCAGAACAAGCTCTTGTAATCGTCCATGCAGAATATTTGTGCGGCTCTAATAATTCACAGGGAAACACAGCAAATAATAAAGTCCTTTATTATGAAGTTGAGTTGGTTGATTTTGTCAAG GAAAAACCATTTTGGAAAATGAACACAGAAGAGAAAATAGAAGCCTGTGAGAGAAAGAAGCATGAAGGAAATCTGCTGTTCAAAGCTGAAAATTTCATGCACGCATCTAAGAAATATGAAAAG GCTGTAAAGTACATTGAGTTTGATCACTCATTCGGTGAAGATGAGAAGCATCGTTCTAATAACTTACGTTTATCCTGCAACTTGAACAATGCTGCCTGCAAACTTAAATTGGGAGAGTATATTGAAGCTTCAAGACTATGCACAAAG GTCCTACAAGAAGACCCTTCAAATATCAAGGCTCTTTATAGAAGATGCCAAGCATACATGAAAACATCAGACTTGGAGAAAGCTGAGGCTGACATTAAAAGAGCTTTGACCATTGATCCAAATAACAG AGACATTAAACTTGAGTACAAAGAGCTCAAAGTTAAGCAAAAGGAATACAATGCATATGAAGCTGGCATCTTCAGCACAATGGTTTCAAGAATGAGCtag
- the LOC108344954 gene encoding 70 kDa peptidyl-prolyl isomerase isoform X1 encodes MPMAVSHLSHSHQNQLKTEDSQFFFKEIGNEGLTKRILRKGVSWQTPFSGDEVEVHFRGHVENGASLESSYDKGFTFRFKLGQCEVIKGWDEGVATMKKGERAIFKIPPNLAYGEQGSPPLVPPNATLIYEIEMLSWSTIRDLTGDGGIMKKLIREGEGWATPREDDEVLVKYEARLENGMLVSKSEEGVEFNVSYVFGTGYLCPAMSIAVKTMRKGEVAELAVRLFYGQSKNSNMTTQLDGVSPPDSNLTSIKLELVSWKVVTDVTGDKKILKKIKKVGEGFDRPNEGSQVKVIYLCKGEDDIIIERKGSEEEPFEFTTQEEQVPEGLERAIMTMKKAEQALVIVHAEYLCGSNNSQGNTANNKVLYYEVELVDFVKEKPFWKMNTEEKIEACERKKHEGNLLFKAENFMHASKKYEKAVKYIEFDHSFGEDEKHRSNNLRLSCNLNNAACKLKLGEYIEASRLCTKVLQEDPSNIKALYRRCQAYMKTSDLEKAEADIKRALTIDPNNRDIKLEYKELKVKQKEYNAYEAGIFSTMVSRMS; translated from the exons ATGCCAATGGCAGTTTCTCATCTGAGCCACTCTCATCAAAATCAACTGAAAACTGAAGACTCACAATTCTTTTTCAAGGAAATTGGAAATGAAGGTCTCACAAAGCGGATTCTCAGAAAAGGAGTCTCTTGGCAAACTCCATTCTCTGGAGATGAAGTGGAAG TTCATTTCAGAGGACATGTTGAGAATGGAGCATCTCTTGAATCCAGTTATGATAAAGGGTTCACGTTTCGTTTCAAATTAGGCCAGT GTGAAGTTATCAAAGGATGGGATGAAGGAGTTGCCACCATGAAGAAAGGGGAGAGAGCAATCTTCAAAATACCACCTAACTTGGCATATGGGGAACAAGGTTCTCCTCCATTGGTTCCTCCCAATGCAACTCtcatttatgaaattgaaatgcTGTCTTGGAGCACCATAAGGGATTTGACTGGCGATGGAGGAATCATGAAAAAGCTAATAAGAGAGGGAGAAGGATGGGCCACTCCCAGAGAAGATGACGAGGTGCTAG TGAAATATGAAGCACGGCTGGAGAATGGGATGCTTGTCTCAAAGTCTGAGGAGGGAGTGGAGTTTAATGTAAGTTATG TTTTTGGAACAGGCTATCTATGTCCTGCTATGAGTATAGCAGTAAAGACAATGAGAAAGGGCGAAGTGGCAGAACTAGCAGTGAGATTATTTT ACGGGCAgagtaaaaattcaaatatgacCACTCAGCTAGATGGTGTTTCTCCACCAGATTCTAATTTAACTAGCATCAAGCTTGAACTGGTATCATGGAAAGTTGTTACAGATGTCACAGGAGACAAGAAGATACTGAAAAAGATTAAGAAAGTGGGTGAGGGGTTTGATCGTCCTAACGAGGGATCACAAGTGAAAG TGATATATTTGTGCAAAGGGGAAGATGATATAATTATTGAGAGGAAAGGATCAGAGGAAGAACCTTTTGAGTTTACAACTCAAGAAG AACAAGTACCCGAGGGTCTAGAAAGAGCAATAATGACAATGAAAAAAGCAGAACAAGCTCTTGTAATCGTCCATGCAGAATATTTGTGCGGCTCTAATAATTCACAGGGAAACACAGCAAATAATAAAGTCCTTTATTATGAAGTTGAGTTGGTTGATTTTGTCAAG GAAAAACCATTTTGGAAAATGAACACAGAAGAGAAAATAGAAGCCTGTGAGAGAAAGAAGCATGAAGGAAATCTGCTGTTCAAAGCTGAAAATTTCATGCACGCATCTAAGAAATATGAAAAG GCTGTAAAGTACATTGAGTTTGATCACTCATTCGGTGAAGATGAGAAGCATCGTTCTAATAACTTACGTTTATCCTGCAACTTGAACAATGCTGCCTGCAAACTTAAATTGGGAGAGTATATTGAAGCTTCAAGACTATGCACAAAG GTCCTACAAGAAGACCCTTCAAATATCAAGGCTCTTTATAGAAGATGCCAAGCATACATGAAAACATCAGACTTGGAGAAAGCTGAGGCTGACATTAAAAGAGCTTTGACCATTGATCCAAATAACAG AGACATTAAACTTGAGTACAAAGAGCTCAAAGTTAAGCAAAAGGAATACAATGCATATGAAGCTGGCATCTTCAGCACAATGGTTTCAAGAATGAGCtag